One genomic window of Sphingomonas sp. C3-2 includes the following:
- a CDS encoding type II secretion system protein N, producing MRLSLDHRARSLLRRLPQQNGYRLAEAVLLCALAAQCARLIYIAVTPIGPVGEWRPDSRAAAIAAEAPELFRSFDPFFRVAPDAGGVVTSLQLTLFGTRLDEVSGQGSAIIAGPDGQQNSYGVGDEILPGVTLKAVAFDSVTIDRGGAAEQIFLDQSNGAGTGEAGEGAAPPTAADMAPGGGITADQIKAGLQFLPRREGGRISGLVVRAAGDGSAYQAAGFREGDIIVEINGKPVSNVADVQRVFATAAPGFNISVSVERGGNVLPISISIAS from the coding sequence ATGCGTCTAAGTCTCGATCATCGTGCCCGAAGCCTGCTTCGGCGCCTGCCGCAACAGAACGGATATCGCCTCGCCGAGGCCGTGCTGCTGTGCGCGCTCGCCGCACAGTGCGCCCGCCTGATCTATATCGCCGTGACGCCGATCGGCCCGGTCGGCGAGTGGCGGCCCGATAGCCGCGCCGCAGCGATCGCCGCCGAGGCGCCCGAACTGTTCCGCAGCTTCGATCCGTTTTTCCGCGTCGCGCCCGATGCCGGTGGCGTGGTCACCTCGCTGCAGCTGACGCTGTTCGGCACGCGCCTAGACGAGGTGTCGGGGCAGGGCTCGGCGATCATCGCGGGGCCGGATGGCCAGCAGAACAGCTACGGCGTCGGCGATGAAATCCTGCCCGGCGTTACGCTGAAGGCGGTCGCGTTCGACAGTGTGACGATCGATCGCGGCGGTGCGGCCGAGCAGATTTTCCTCGACCAGTCGAACGGTGCGGGCACCGGCGAAGCGGGCGAGGGCGCGGCCCCTCCCACTGCCGCCGATATGGCCCCCGGCGGCGGGATCACCGCCGATCAGATCAAGGCCGGGCTTCAGTTCCTGCCACGCCGCGAAGGCGGCCGGATTTCGGGGCTGGTCGTCCGCGCGGCGGGTGATGGTTCGGCGTATCAGGCTGCTGGTTTCCGCGAAGGCGACATCATCGTCGAGATCAACGGAAAGCCGGTGAGCAATGTCGCGGATGTCCAGCGCGTCTTCGCGACGGCGGCGCCCGGTTTCAACATTTCGGTATCCGTCGAGCGCGGCGGCAATGTCCTTCCCATTTCCATTTCGATTGCGAGCTAA
- a CDS encoding TonB-dependent receptor domain-containing protein, with protein MKKPLIRGSMLLITTALVAPAAIAQTSPETGEAKPVTLAMATVDAAPAASAPDDAAVDEIVVLGKNIPEPIRATAEVVSVLSDADIQRTGEGDIAGALGRVTGLSVVGNGYVYVRGLGDRYSLALLNGSPLPSPEPLKRVVPLDIFPASLIASAVVQKSYSAKYPGEFGGGVIDLNTKAIPDEPFFKIGVGISGDSETTGKLGYTYYGSDTDWLGYDDGARSVSGPLKAALNSGKLITEGADFTARDMQDITASLTNAPTALLQRNNDIPANFSASLEAGDRWEVGDGTLGLIASASFGNEWRTRDAIQQGSNDPLLEGAPARDFRSVITDNRIVANGMLGVGYEWGEHKLRWTNVYIHDTIKQGRLSRGFDRLSLDDDTPIITQNSYWFERQLFDTQLLGEFKFDDLSVDVRGTYANSKRDAPYERSFSYAYDATVDDFVNNLTSPGQSARIAFSTLNEDVYAGGIDFGYDLPTGMPIKLSTGYAYSKTERDAERREFRFVPAGGALGAVAQERPDYLLSDYNIYTYNIQLTETSGQSGAAAYTAGLDVHAGYGQVEAELTPLVRVAAGVRFEDAQQQVTPVSLFSGATSVPATRINNSYWLPSGTITWNFAEDMQLRVAASKTIARPQFRELALQIYQDPESDRQYFGNPFLKDSTLFNAEARFEWYFGENQRLSTAGFYKKIKNPIEAYGFLAGGNTLQTSFINVPEAQLYGAELELQKFVPLDNVFGGAFFADRKLVLVGNYTYTQSKIKFGADDTVTDSFGNTILASNFFAANRARPLTGQSDHIANIQIGLEKDGGLSQQTLMLTYASDRITNRGPIQGQAVQPDIIERPGIRLDFVAREALDIAGREFELKFQARNLTGQRYREFQQAGDNRIDVNRYDVGTSLSLGIEMKL; from the coding sequence ATGAAAAAGCCGCTCATCCGTGGTAGCATGCTGCTGATCACGACCGCGTTGGTGGCGCCTGCCGCCATCGCCCAGACCAGCCCTGAAACGGGTGAGGCAAAGCCGGTTACCCTGGCAATGGCCACCGTCGATGCCGCGCCCGCCGCCTCTGCGCCCGATGATGCTGCCGTCGATGAAATCGTCGTCCTCGGCAAGAATATTCCCGAGCCGATCCGCGCGACCGCCGAGGTCGTCTCCGTCCTGTCGGATGCCGATATCCAGCGCACCGGCGAAGGTGATATTGCGGGCGCGCTGGGCCGCGTCACCGGGCTCAGCGTCGTCGGCAACGGCTATGTCTATGTGCGCGGCCTGGGCGATCGTTATTCGCTGGCGCTGCTCAACGGATCGCCGCTCCCGTCGCCCGAACCGCTGAAGCGCGTCGTGCCGCTCGACATCTTTCCCGCCAGTTTGATTGCGAGTGCCGTCGTTCAGAAGAGCTATTCGGCGAAATATCCCGGCGAGTTCGGCGGCGGCGTGATCGACCTCAACACCAAGGCCATCCCCGACGAGCCCTTTTTCAAGATCGGCGTCGGCATTTCGGGGGACAGCGAGACGACGGGCAAGCTCGGCTACACCTATTATGGCAGCGATACCGACTGGCTGGGGTATGACGATGGTGCGCGCAGCGTTTCGGGCCCGCTCAAGGCCGCGCTCAACAGCGGCAAGCTGATCACCGAGGGCGCGGACTTCACCGCCCGCGACATGCAGGACATCACCGCCAGCCTGACCAACGCGCCGACCGCGCTGCTCCAGCGCAACAACGATATCCCGGCCAATTTTTCCGCCAGCCTCGAAGCAGGCGACCGCTGGGAAGTGGGCGATGGCACGCTGGGCCTGATCGCCAGCGCCTCGTTCGGCAATGAATGGCGCACGCGCGACGCGATCCAGCAGGGTTCGAACGATCCGCTGCTCGAAGGCGCGCCCGCCCGCGATTTCCGTTCGGTCATCACCGACAACCGCATCGTCGCGAACGGCATGCTCGGCGTCGGATATGAATGGGGCGAACACAAGCTGCGCTGGACCAATGTCTATATCCACGACACGATCAAGCAGGGCCGCCTGTCGCGCGGGTTCGATCGCCTCAGCCTTGACGACGACACCCCGATCATCACGCAGAACAGCTATTGGTTCGAACGCCAGCTGTTCGACACCCAGTTGCTCGGCGAGTTCAAGTTCGACGATCTCTCGGTCGATGTCCGTGGCACCTATGCCAATTCGAAGCGCGACGCGCCCTATGAGCGCAGCTTCAGCTATGCCTATGACGCTACGGTCGACGACTTCGTCAACAACCTGACCTCTCCGGGGCAGAGCGCGCGTATCGCGTTCAGCACGCTGAACGAGGATGTCTATGCCGGTGGGATCGATTTCGGCTATGATCTGCCCACCGGGATGCCGATCAAGCTGAGCACGGGCTATGCCTATTCGAAGACCGAGCGTGACGCCGAACGGCGCGAGTTCCGCTTCGTCCCGGCGGGCGGTGCGCTGGGTGCTGTCGCGCAGGAACGCCCGGACTATCTGCTGTCCGATTATAATATCTATACTTACAACATCCAGCTGACCGAAACCTCGGGCCAGTCGGGTGCCGCGGCCTATACTGCCGGGCTGGACGTCCACGCCGGTTACGGCCAGGTCGAAGCCGAGCTGACCCCGCTGGTGCGTGTGGCGGCGGGCGTCCGCTTTGAAGATGCGCAGCAGCAGGTGACCCCGGTTTCGCTGTTCAGCGGCGCGACCAGCGTTCCGGCGACGCGGATCAACAATTCCTACTGGCTGCCGAGCGGCACGATCACCTGGAACTTTGCCGAAGACATGCAGTTGCGCGTCGCGGCGTCCAAGACGATCGCCCGCCCGCAGTTCCGCGAGCTTGCGCTCCAGATCTATCAGGACCCCGAAAGCGACCGCCAATATTTCGGCAACCCCTTCCTGAAGGACAGCACGCTGTTCAACGCCGAGGCGCGGTTCGAATGGTATTTCGGGGAAAATCAGCGGCTGAGCACCGCCGGTTTCTACAAGAAGATCAAGAACCCGATCGAGGCTTATGGCTTCCTTGCCGGCGGCAACACGCTCCAGACCAGCTTCATCAACGTGCCCGAGGCGCAGCTTTACGGCGCCGAGTTGGAGCTTCAGAAGTTCGTCCCGCTGGACAATGTATTCGGCGGCGCATTCTTCGCGGATCGCAAGCTGGTGCTGGTCGGAAACTACACCTACACCCAGTCGAAGATCAAATTCGGCGCGGATGACACGGTGACCGACTCGTTCGGCAACACCATCCTGGCATCGAACTTCTTTGCCGCGAACCGGGCGCGGCCGCTTACCGGCCAGTCCGATCATATCGCCAACATCCAGATCGGGCTCGAAAAGGATGGCGGGCTTTCGCAGCAGACGCTGATGCTGACCTATGCCAGCGACCGCATCACCAATCGCGGCCCCATTCAGGGGCAGGCGGTGCAGCCCGACATCATCGAGCGCCCCGGCATCCGCCTCGATTTCGTGGCGCGCGAAGCGCTGGACATCGCGGGGCGCGAATTCGAGCTGAAGTTTCAGGCGCGCAATCTGACTGGGCAACGCTACCGCGAATTCCAGCAGGCCGGCGATAATCGCATCGATGTGAACCGCTACGACGTCGGCACCTCGCTGTCGCTGGGCATCGAAATGAAGCTCTGA